From the genome of Anopheles funestus chromosome 2RL, idAnoFuneDA-416_04, whole genome shotgun sequence:
GTTCCTGAGCAGCGTTTGAAATAAGCAAAAGAAGTAAAACTCGTCTTTCTAACTTTctgtccttttttctttgcttttcttcaGTTTTCTTCGAACCCACGGATATGCGGATTGCGGCTAGACCGTTCTACAGCGACAATGCCAAATTGACCATCCTCGCAAAGCGTGCCATCAAATTCATCTCTCCCAACATTCACGAGCTGGCCCAAATTGCCCAAGCTCTTCACTATCCCGGTTCGATTCCGACCAAATCCATGAACGAGTACGGCACAGTCAATGAGCTACTTGCTGACGTTAGACCGCTTGGACTGTTCGTGAGTGAGACCATCGATCACGTGCTCGTTACGCTTGGCCATTACGGTGTGGCGGTATTTCGGCGCACTTCACCAACGGTTCCATTCTTCAATTCGGCCCACCAATATCAACCGATAATGGACGGTTCCGGCACACAAGGTCGCTTCTATCCTGGACGCAAACACGCCCAAATCGTGAACGTTTCCGGTGCGGGGGATAGTTTCACGAGTGGATTCATTGCTGGCGCTCTTGCCGGCCGGTCCGAACCGGTGTGCGTGAATGTGGCCCTTGAGGCGGCCGGTTGTGCTCTACAGTCTCGTGGTGCGGTAGCGGATCAATACTTCAACCGGACACATCCATGCTGGTTGAATGAAGAGGGAGCCCCATTTCGACCGTTAGACCAATAATGTACAACATTTGGAGTTTGTGACGTAGCCATGAAAAATAGGTTCAACATTTTTACCTCACCAAGAGCGCACCAGACGAAACCATAGCAATGGGAAAGTAGCTCCTAAAATATGATCTTAGTATAGGAAAAATAAGTTCCCTCGCTAACCGTTGCTTAGCAGCAAAATCGGTTTTGTGGGCGACATTTAGTATGAATCACCGTGGTGATTCAAGTAAACGGTAAGGGAGGTTTTACAGCCAGCCAACATGCCAAACAATTCTGGAACCCTCTCCATCTCCATCGCAGCTAGTCGAAGCGGTTCTATGGGATttgtattgtgttttgttctagCGTTATGCAACGCAACGGCATCGGAAAAAAGCAGTATCACACAGCACAAAGACAATTATTTCACACACTACATGCTTTTGAGTTGTAAGGAAGGAATCGCGAGATAGATTTATGATCGATGCGAGATAAACGGAGAAATAACAAGTTATAGCTTTCAACGAGACATTCACATACCGATTAAGACAGTTGTTgtggttttaaaacatttaaatggtttaagattttatgaaacaattcctttttccacacaaaacaGTATAATTCGTTAACGTTAACACATCACTCAGTTACCAGATGCGCGGCATTTAGCAGACAGATAAAAATAGagcaaaaatatgttatacTCTATACCTACTAggaaataaaatgtgtttacaCCTTCCGATACACAGATGCACTAGTTACTTAAACAAACCCCCACCAAATGTTGTAACCAATTAGCTTAACAACTTTAAACGCTCTTCGGTAACGACGGGTACGTTTCCTGCTTCCAAAGCAAACTATGATTCTTTTCAACAACGGAACATCTTTATGCCATGCGGTCACCATAAGGACGTGACACATTTTTGTCATTCAAATACAGAAGGGAAACACAAAGCATTCACAGTACCAAAGGGGGGCGTCAGAGTTTGTGGTACCATCCGAGAGCTACTTGAAACGTTTTACCAACAATTTGTTTACCACCTTCCAACTCGAAACGGTGTTATTCATTTGTTTCCCCCTACTAATGATCGATTTTAGCAATTAGTCACACGCGTCCATGGAACGGTGAACATTCCTGACGATTATTTTTACACACATCTCAATCCAGCGCAAATAGTCGGATGAAGAAAAGAAGCCACATTACAGTCGTTTCATGTGCCCGGAACGGTATTCACGTGTATTTCGGGATGAACGttcaaacaacaacttttgttttcccgGACACCGGTACACCGGGGTGTCCGTGGGCAAACATTTCGAATGTTCATCACTTTCGGTTGGGGTTTTCCCACAGAACGAGCCCTCAAACTATGGGGCTAAAAACCAGCGCTGAGGCTCGTTGTTGGTAAACGGGCGAGTTGGCTTCGAGGATCATCGCAACAGTGAAGTTGTATTTGCTTGTGGCAAATAAATCGCCCCATTTAGGCTGGAAGAAGCAAAGCACACTTGTACTGCAACCACAACACCACTTTGCTTGCTGCGATTGCCAACTGTTGCGCTTCCGTTGCTTCACTTGAGGACAGGGTGGCGCTTCCTTAATGATGATGGGGAGCATCTTCTTCGCACCGATCCAATCGAAGCTACCCTATTAAAAGTACATTTGCAGGTAATCGAACATTTGTACGATTGGTTGATGATGGTGTAGTGATAACTATCATCCTTCTTTCATCGGCCCATGACACATGTCGATCGCCTGCGTCACACCCTGCAATACCGCCTAATAGTGCCCAGCCCCTCCCTGTTCCAGTGATGATAGAACTACGAGGTAAACTTGGGCGATGAACCgtgggttcaaatctcgacTTCCGAGACCGGACTCACAGTAGGCCATGGCCGAGAATGGTTGCAGAAACAGCGTAAAGAAGCGAAATATCTCCATCGTGCGACGTTCACTGCCGTTCAGAAGATTATTTACGAGCGCACTTGATGAAAACGGAAGGGTAGTTCGCTAATTGACTCGAAATGAGTCACAGTGACGGGCGATCGTGGCGACAAACCAGCACCTTGAATAAGCACACAAACTGCCAGCTATACACAGCCGGGTTCACCAGGATGCCTTTGGAACGCACGTTCACTGGTAGGACAAAGCACTCCGGTATGCGTAGCAGCAACCCAGCAACATCACAAGTTATTTGCTGTTTCGGAAACCTTAACTAACCAACTAAACGAAATGCACAAAACACGGAGCCAGCGCCTACTATTACTGGAACCACTGCCAAGTACAGGCCACTTCGCTGCGTCCAGTTCCTACTTCAATCCACGCGCGCGTTAGTATCGTGTCACCGTACACCATACACTGTTATGGGGTGTTGGTTCCGCGCAACTATGGCTGCATCCTATGAAGCCGAGATGGAAACGCACATTTTGGTGGTACTTCTCGATATGCACAAACAGAAATGGACGCTTCACACACGCACTGCTGCTTCACGCCGAACAGAGCACCCCCATTGTTCGGATAAAGTTGCGGTGCGTATTATCAAACACCTTGGACACTTACACtgtcgtggtggtggtggtcttGGCACGCCCAGATAGAAGCTccgaattttgttgcattacTTCGCCACACTGCGCGTGagaatgagaagaaaatgccgtcgtcgtcgtcgtcgtcgtcttcgtAGCTGTCGAATGCGTGAGTTAATACGCGCGTCGTTGTGAGATAAAACTGGCTAGAGTAAAACCTGTCCGCGCCCGTACTCGGTTAGCTGCCTGTGTATTCGTACAACAGGGAGTAGAAAAACAGCAAGCGCTGACTGCTTGAAAGCGTGCGTACGAACGGTGTAACGTTTAGGGGTTGACGGTGGGAGGGTAGTTATGTTGCAACGTTTCCACACAACCAACGACTCGCCACTGCTTTGTTTCACCTTCTTCGATGGTGAGAATGAACTGTGCGGTTCCATGGTATTATACACCTGAgcagtggaaaagaaaacacaccaccatcaccaacacATGCATAGTTTCGTGTGGAAGCAAAAGTGTATGGAattgtgttttgcaaaatgtgaTTTTTATCACAGTTGGACGTGGAAATTCTTTTTAATACTAAACAATGATACCATGTATGGCTTGAAATTATTCTGTTCAGGtgcttattttaaattgcaccTGTTTCCTCAAGCAACAGAGTGATCTAGCTTGAGAAACACTGCTACGTTTAGCCAAATACACCACACCATGTTAGGCAGTGGTCTATACATGCTTTCAACAGTCCTTTTAAAAGAACTTTACCATTATAATTTATCATTAAATCAAATGTATATTTCAGTTTGTTATCAAAAAAGGTGATAGATGTTAGTTCAGCGAGATACAACTAAATGTTTAGATTCTTTTTGTGGATAATCTGCAGTCACAGACACAGAAAATCCCCGATAAACTCTAATGGACTTCTTTACAGCTTAACGACGCgataatgaatttttaatgagTTGGTCATGTACTGTAGGAAGCAAACGCGTTTCCATTCTTTTATTCCTATTTTGGACGGagttattttcttcttgagaTTTTGGTGCTAATCTTACTATTCGTTCGCCCTACTTGCCGGTTCGGTAAAGCAATTCGTTCGTTCCCCTGCTTAAAACATGTATGTTTGAGTTATGTGTGTAAAAAATCTTCCTAAAGCTACTCTCTTAAAAGGCATTGGTTCGTTCCGAGCAAGGGAGCAGTGGACACCACACCCCTGTTGTGGAACGTGGAATGTTGATATGTCTAACTCTAAATATCGGTATGTCCGCCGCGATATTTGCGCTCGTCCATCGTGTACGCTGCGGCCATTTCCGTGTTGGCAATGTTGTTCAGCCTCCTATACGTAGCTCGGCGAGCCTCAACGATGAACAGTACGCCGGCCGGGAATAGGGCAAACGTGCCGACAACACCCAACGCGAACGACCAGCCCATATCATTGTGCTCCCAGTTTGGCATCCAATCGCGGCTATCACCATAGCAACCGAAGGTGGCGACCGCTATCAAACCACAGAGCGCAGCTAACAGCAGCACCGTTCCGTTCGTCAGCAGCAATATTATGTAGCGATCGTTGTCCCGTGAGCAACTCAAGTACATAAGCGTCATGATCACGCCCATCAGAAGCAACGTGAAGCAGAGGGTGAAGAAGAATTGTACCGCTATGAAGAATCCGGGCAAAATGTAGTCATGGATGATGTAGTACTCCTCCTCGAATATCCACATGCATCCATTGAATGGGTAGTCATACCATCGGTGAATGTCCTGGAAATTCTTTAGGCACAGTTCCCAAAGTCCTGAAACGTGAGAACAAATTAGTTGTTCCATTACGCATCATATCGTGATCCTTCAAAGCCATCAACAACATAATAGTGCGCCAATGTTTGTTTACACAGTCTTTCCTCCGCTTCCTTCTATTCCATTCCGCCTAACACGTCCTTCACTTTTGCCATCAATGAACAAGCGTTGTAATTGATGACACACCCCAAATGAATGCCCGAGTTGATTGGATCCCTAGAGAATGGCAACGACAGATTCGCGATCTTACCTAGATTGGTGAACTTGGGATGCTTTAGTTCGCCATCTGTTTGTAGCCAGTACGGCGAGCAGAAGGCGAtcagaataaacaaaaatgcaaaagccGTAAATCCGACCGCAAACTTTCCCGTTCTTGTGCTTGCACCCATTTTGACGTTTCGCAGAAGACTGAATCAAGCTGCACGAATGGAAGCGTTGGAATGCAGGTCCATTGAATTGGCATAACGGACGCATAGTGCTACGCTTACTAATTCCTATTCTCACAATTAATTTAAGCTCTCGGGTTAATGTAAACTAGATTTAATCCTGTTATTTCTTGGCAGGATAGTATAAACGGTTGTATTTTCCATTGCCGTATTTTCGTATTTTAATATTGCTGTCAAATGCTGCACGAATTCAACACGCATTCTAGCACCTGTACGTATACACACCTTGAGAGCTGC
Proteins encoded in this window:
- the LOC125762742 gene encoding uncharacterized protein LOC125762742, whose amino-acid sequence is MGASTRTGKFAVGFTAFAFLFILIAFCSPYWLQTDGELKHPKFTNLGLWELCLKNFQDIHRWYDYPFNGCMWIFEEEYYIIHDYILPGFFIAVQFFFTLCFTLLLMGVIMTLMYLSCSRDNDRYIILLLTNGTVLLLAALCGLIAVATFGCYGDSRDWMPNWEHNDMGWSFALGVVGTFALFPAGVLFIVEARRATYRRLNNIANTEMAAAYTMDERKYRGGHTDI